The Spinacia oleracea cultivar Varoflay chromosome 2, BTI_SOV_V1, whole genome shotgun sequence DNA segment agcaaggcaaagcaAAGCAAACATTTAGAGTgaatgggcatttggtgaaacaATGTACTGAAGTTATTTAaacttaggggtatttggtgaaataactttaaacttaggggtatttggtgaaaataCTTTAaacttaggggtatttggtgaaataactttaaacttaggggtatttggtgaatttataAAAAGATGAATAAGAGATAAAAGTTAAGATCTTACCCTCATTCTGTCACTGATGAATGTCCAGTCATCCCTGCTGCAGCCTTCTCTCTCAAACAGTGCCCTGAGGTTCCTCATAAAATAGTTCCAACTCTCTTGACTTTCAGTGTCAACAACCCCATAAGCCAACAAGAAGATCTCATTGTTGCCATCAATCCCCAAGGCTGACAGAAGAATCCCCTTGAAAAACCCACTGAGGTGAGCTCCATCAATTCCTATCATTGGCCTACACCCCTTAAGAAATCCCCTTACTTGTGCACCAAAGGAAAAAAAGCAAGCCTTGAACTTTGGTTGCACATCCCCAGGATCACTATGCCATGTGATCAGTGCATAACTCCCAGGGTTAGTATCCTTTATCATCTCTGCATACCTAGGTAGCAGTGCATAGGACTCACTAAAACTCCCATTAATAACCTCCTTAGCCAATGCTTTAACCTTGTAGAACAGTCTTGTTTTTACTTGTATCCTATACTTCTGTTGAGTCATCTTCTTCAATGTTAAGACAGGGATATCTAAGTTTGCCTCAATCTCTGGCAACAACTTCCCCACCAACCATTTGGTGGTCACTATGGGGTTAACCTCAAGCCTACCACACTGTCTGTGCTCCCCAGTCAAGGATTTGATTGCCCTACTAAACTTATCCACCATTTTTGAGGCATGTATCCCCCAATCACAACCCTCCACTGCACAAACAACAGTGTATCTTCTACTGTCTGCCTTCTCCACACTCAACCCAAACCCTTCCTGTATGCAGTAGTCTCTTA contains these protein-coding regions:
- the LOC130466885 gene encoding uncharacterized protein — protein: MGKFVSKASMGNKRAARTCKGKGGAVIFEGEDDEDSEDSDFEESESDDGDVDSDDESDIGDFIVEEEELASMGDDIHDMSFEDCLDGSSKRDKNYKNGKVYVEQPYGSIKLEPWLIFTDREAFLDVLRDYCIQEGFGLSVEKADSRRYTVVCAVEGCDWGIHASKMVDKFSRAIKSLTGEHRQCGRLEVNPIVTTKWLVGKLLPEIEANLDIPVLTLKKMTQQKYRIQVKTRLFYKVKALAKEVINGSFSESYALLPRYAEMIKDTNPGSYALITWHSDPGDVQPKFKACFFSFGAQVRGFLKGCRPMIGIDGAHLSGFFKGILLSALGIDGNNEIFLLAYGVVDTESQESWNYFMRNLRALFEREGCSRDDWTFISDRMRGVDLAVHENFPRATRRCCAQHLYMNCKNGGWSGELFHKLFGIAANAYNPFVYNKAMEKITEFDPNATKYLDTCTEQWSRHQFDPAVCCDHNTTNYVE